Proteins co-encoded in one Stomoxys calcitrans chromosome 5, idStoCalc2.1, whole genome shotgun sequence genomic window:
- the LOC106087611 gene encoding mitochondrial sodium/calcium exchanger protein-like, producing MDKKYFFNYIEILYCSLRPTSDSQQNWFLILLLCLCILMFMILGTTADKFFCPALEVMSKMLGLSEHLAGVTLLAFGNGSPDLFTNLAGAKESAATLYTNMLGSSIYVTAFIGGVICVIRSFRVDGSNILRDTSFFLFGVLFIDYAMKDGKITTWESIYLIMIYIVYLATILLDQYLLKRHVHSLEAMALNGNLSADSYKQLTMFRQEANIDIIHRSSRTSVDIESTRRSVYGNQTNANENLFQQFLDSLKPFELVDWHQASCIQKSLMCLKAPMTCMLVLFLPIVNYEEERHGWSKLLNCLQVIMTPQVMVLLLCEKSSWYLGLYSLVVTIPLSILCFMYTRTDEPPKIHAVFALISALGSMCAIYSCASETVEILYVLGIILNCSNAFLGCTLLAWGNGVGDLISDATLALHGYPKMAFAACVGGPFFNTLLGIGCVMLLKNLNSETGSATLPSGPLGENCFVFILLILFGTLMWSVTTNFHIRRCIGVFNILLYGLFFLYTVLGECEVIQTYAEISQYGAE from the exons ATGGATAAAAAGTACTTCTTCaactatattgaaatattgtatTGTTCCCTAAGACCCACAAGTGATTCGCAGCAGAACTGGTTTCTTATACTTTTGTTGTGTTTGTGCATTTTGATGTTTATGATTTTGGGCACCACAGCAGACAAGTT CTTTTGTCCCGCACTCGAAGTAATGTCAAAAATGTTGGGTTTAAGTGAACATCTGGCCGGTGTCACCCTATTGGCTTTTGGAAATGGTTCACCGGATTTATTTACCAACTTGGCTGGAGCCAAAGAATCTGCGGCTACCTTGTATACGAACATGTTGGGTTCTTCCATTTATGTTACGGCATTTATTGGAGGCGTTATATGTGTTATACGTTCCTTTCGTGTTGATGGCAGCAATATTTTGCGTGATACCTCATTTTTCTTATTTGGAGTATTGTTCATTGATTATGCCATGAAGGATGGTAAAATCACAACATGGGAGTCAATAT ATCTAATAATGATTTACATCGTATATTTGGCTACAATTCTATTGGATCAATATCTACTAAAACGTCATGTCCATT CTCTAGAGGCAATGGCTCTAAATGGCAATTTATCAG CTGATTCATATAAACAATTAACCATGTTCCGCCAAGAAGCCAATATAGACATTATACATCGAAGCTCTCGTACCTCGGTGGATATTGAATCAACTCGTCGTTCAGTTTATGGCAATCAAACGAATGCCAATGAAAATCTCTTTCAACAATTCTTAGATTCTTTGAAACCCTTCGAGCTGGTAGACTGGCATCAAGCAAGCTGCATACAAAAATCCCTCATGTGCCTGAAAGCTCCTATGACCTGTATGTTGGTGCTGTTTTTACCAATTGTTAATTATGAAGAGGAAAGGCATGGTTGGTCCAAACTTTTGAATTGTCTTCAAGTGATTATGACACCACAAGTTATGGTTTTATTGTTGT GTGAGAAAAGCTCTTGGTATCTGGGACTGTACAGCTTGGTGGTGACCATACCATTAAGCATACTTTGTTTCATGTACACTCGTACGGATGAACCCCCGAAAATTCATGCG GTTTTTGCTTTGATCTCGGCCCTTGGATCCATGTGTGCCATCTACTCGTGCGCTTCGGAAACTGTGGAAATTCTATATGTTCTAGGCATTATACTAAATTGCAGCAATGCTTTTTTGGGCTGTACCTTATTGGCTTGGGGAAATGGGGTGGGTGATTTGATATCTGATGCTACTCTGGCCTTGCATGGCTATCCAAAGATGGCCTTTGCAGCTTGTGTGGGAGGTCCCTTCTTCA ATACTCTCTTGGGCATTGGCTGTGTTATGCTTTTGAAAAATCTAAACAGTGAGACAGGATCTGCAACG CTACCCTCTGGTCCCTTGGGCGAAAACTGTTTTGTCTTCATTTTGCTGATCCTGTTTGGAACTCTTATGTGGTCGGTGACCACCAATTTTCATATTCGTCGTTGCATTGGCGTCTTCAACATCCTGCTGTACGGTTTGTTTTTCCTCTACACCGTTCTGGGCGAATGTGAAGTGATTCAAACATATGCGGAAATAAGTCAGTATGGTGCGGAATAG
- the LOC106087610 gene encoding uncharacterized protein LOC106087610 isoform X2, with protein sequence MPLNRSEHQDCFHWFSPEDWKSCRSYPMRKPDILRLAGPCEMEPEYRSSYITYPMVDRATKILPREMFRIHSPPKPPKPENNAPDEIEIIQKVTEDKMQRERAAEQQLECHLQKRAATDEQQPKVSPSEYARQYVTPYTSEKAHSIPQMSHIRMQGNFHAVPEYQDSFKMYANYTKPEAIRKADNLVISGSEIQMPDESENVMPEYRAKFHQPPRDLEKEKPLKTEDHLKPSGQFSTDVPEYYESFRDPQVKQIPEKGKCRENYLHLKGKLEFNPEYRNNYLDFPRSRPVVSKPTSSFRLPNSNTAKTQTSPLTPPKFEDESKSSLSVVEADADITNSPEYRKACYQYQIRERSPTQKAIPETASKDVKKFNRNERKSPLPQAKAASSNYHPRKTSILDSQSSSPGMENLGQIRNKAPRFGRRAGDSALRNAENCRSNTSIIEGNPKYALTQRKDAFNSDSIHDSFVVLDNKPCKRSHWM encoded by the exons ATGCCCTTGAATCGATCAGAGCATCAGGATTGTTTTCATTGGTTCTCGCCAGAAGACTGGAAAAG CTGTCGCTCCTACCCCATGAGAAAACCTGATATTCTACGCTTGGCTGGGCCCTGTGAAATGGAACCCGAATATCGTTCATCATACATCACATATCCCATGGTAGATCGAGCTACAAAAATTCTGCCCCGAGAAATGTTTCGTATACACTCACCACCGAAGCCTCCCAAGCCAGAGAACAACGCCCCGGACGAAATCGAAATAATTCAAAAAGTCACCGAAGATAAAATGCAAAGAGAGCGAGCCGCCGAACAGCAGCTAGAGTGTCACTTGCAAAAGCGAGCCGCCACCGACGAGCAACAACCGAAAGTTTCACCTTCGGAGTACGCCCGCCAATATGTCACACCATACACTAGCGAAAAGGCCCACTCCATTCCACAAATGAGTCACATTAGGATGCAGGGAAATTTTCATGCCGTACCCGAATACCAGGATAGTTTCAAAATGTATGCCAACTACACTAAGCCAGAGGCCATACGCAAGGCTGACAATTTGGTTATCTCGGGCTCTGAGATTCAAATGCCAGATGAATCGGAGAATGTCATGCCCGAATATAGGGCAAAGTTTCATCAGCCGCCCAGAGACTTGGAAAAGGAGAAGCCTTTGAAAACGGAGGATCATCTCAAACCCAGTGGACAATTTTCCACAGATGTGCCAGAATATTACGAGAGCTTCCGGGATCCCCAAGTAAAACAAATACCCGAGAAGGGTAAATGTCGCGAAAATTATCTACATCTAAAGGGCAAGCTGGAATTTAATCCGGAATACAGGAACAACTATTTGGATTTTCCCCGCTCAAGGCCAGTGGTGTCGAAGCCAACCTCCTCCTTTCGTTTGCCCAACTCAAATACCGCAAAAACCCAAACATCCCCTTTGACGCCACCAAAATTCGAAGATGAATCAAAATCCTCTTTGAGTGTGGTAGAAGCCGATGCCGATATAACCAACTCACCTGAATACAGGAAAGCCTGTTATCAATACCAAATTCGAGAAAGATCTCCAACCCAAAAGGCCATACCGGAGACCGCGTCTAAGGATGTCAAGAAATTCAATCGAAATGAACGCAAATCACCATTGCCACAGGCAAAAGCTGCAAGCAGTAATTATCATCCGCGTAAGACCTCCATACTGGACTCACAATCTTCCTCTCCAGGTATGGAGAATTTAGGTCAGATACGTAACAAGGCTCCCAGATTTGGGCGGCGCGCTGGCGATTCAGCCTTAAGGAATGCCGAAAATTGTCGTTCGAACACCTCGATCATAGAGGGAAATCCTAAATACGCCCTAACCCAACGCAAAGACGCATTCAACTCTGATAGTATCCATGACTCCTTTGTGGTCTTGGATAATAAACCCTGCAAACGTTCCCACTGGATGTAA
- the LOC106087610 gene encoding uncharacterized protein LOC106087610 isoform X1 codes for MGYSFESDRLSFSEPDLTVAKKHNDRFAIKHLHEYISVDQLKFYRRRKPPELLTKSSICLSHPNPIVKNNDIVLPRKPTLKTEYTGKFQNLPLARRTQSLRRATSLRLEGLMPLNRSEHQDCFHWFSPEDWKSCRSYPMRKPDILRLAGPCEMEPEYRSSYITYPMVDRATKILPREMFRIHSPPKPPKPENNAPDEIEIIQKVTEDKMQRERAAEQQLECHLQKRAATDEQQPKVSPSEYARQYVTPYTSEKAHSIPQMSHIRMQGNFHAVPEYQDSFKMYANYTKPEAIRKADNLVISGSEIQMPDESENVMPEYRAKFHQPPRDLEKEKPLKTEDHLKPSGQFSTDVPEYYESFRDPQVKQIPEKGKCRENYLHLKGKLEFNPEYRNNYLDFPRSRPVVSKPTSSFRLPNSNTAKTQTSPLTPPKFEDESKSSLSVVEADADITNSPEYRKACYQYQIRERSPTQKAIPETASKDVKKFNRNERKSPLPQAKAASSNYHPRKTSILDSQSSSPGMENLGQIRNKAPRFGRRAGDSALRNAENCRSNTSIIEGNPKYALTQRKDAFNSDSIHDSFVVLDNKPCKRSHWM; via the exons ATGGG TTACAGTTTCGAAAGCGATCGTTTATCATTTTCGGAGCCGGATTTGACAG TTGCCAAAAAGCACAACGACCGTTTCGCCATCAAACATCTTCACGAATACATATCCGTagatcaattaaaattttaccgtaGACGAAAACCACCAGAGCTTTTGACGAAAAGCAGCATCTGCCTTTCACATCCAAATCCAATTGTTAAAAATAATGATATCGTGCTTCCACGTAAGCCAACGTTAAAAACCGAATACAcaggaaaatttcaaaatttaccttTGGCACGCAGAACACAATCACTTAGGAGAGCCACTTCATTGCGCCTGGAAGGTTTAATGCCCTTGAATCGATCAGAGCATCAGGATTGTTTTCATTGGTTCTCGCCAGAAGACTGGAAAAG CTGTCGCTCCTACCCCATGAGAAAACCTGATATTCTACGCTTGGCTGGGCCCTGTGAAATGGAACCCGAATATCGTTCATCATACATCACATATCCCATGGTAGATCGAGCTACAAAAATTCTGCCCCGAGAAATGTTTCGTATACACTCACCACCGAAGCCTCCCAAGCCAGAGAACAACGCCCCGGACGAAATCGAAATAATTCAAAAAGTCACCGAAGATAAAATGCAAAGAGAGCGAGCCGCCGAACAGCAGCTAGAGTGTCACTTGCAAAAGCGAGCCGCCACCGACGAGCAACAACCGAAAGTTTCACCTTCGGAGTACGCCCGCCAATATGTCACACCATACACTAGCGAAAAGGCCCACTCCATTCCACAAATGAGTCACATTAGGATGCAGGGAAATTTTCATGCCGTACCCGAATACCAGGATAGTTTCAAAATGTATGCCAACTACACTAAGCCAGAGGCCATACGCAAGGCTGACAATTTGGTTATCTCGGGCTCTGAGATTCAAATGCCAGATGAATCGGAGAATGTCATGCCCGAATATAGGGCAAAGTTTCATCAGCCGCCCAGAGACTTGGAAAAGGAGAAGCCTTTGAAAACGGAGGATCATCTCAAACCCAGTGGACAATTTTCCACAGATGTGCCAGAATATTACGAGAGCTTCCGGGATCCCCAAGTAAAACAAATACCCGAGAAGGGTAAATGTCGCGAAAATTATCTACATCTAAAGGGCAAGCTGGAATTTAATCCGGAATACAGGAACAACTATTTGGATTTTCCCCGCTCAAGGCCAGTGGTGTCGAAGCCAACCTCCTCCTTTCGTTTGCCCAACTCAAATACCGCAAAAACCCAAACATCCCCTTTGACGCCACCAAAATTCGAAGATGAATCAAAATCCTCTTTGAGTGTGGTAGAAGCCGATGCCGATATAACCAACTCACCTGAATACAGGAAAGCCTGTTATCAATACCAAATTCGAGAAAGATCTCCAACCCAAAAGGCCATACCGGAGACCGCGTCTAAGGATGTCAAGAAATTCAATCGAAATGAACGCAAATCACCATTGCCACAGGCAAAAGCTGCAAGCAGTAATTATCATCCGCGTAAGACCTCCATACTGGACTCACAATCTTCCTCTCCAGGTATGGAGAATTTAGGTCAGATACGTAACAAGGCTCCCAGATTTGGGCGGCGCGCTGGCGATTCAGCCTTAAGGAATGCCGAAAATTGTCGTTCGAACACCTCGATCATAGAGGGAAATCCTAAATACGCCCTAACCCAACGCAAAGACGCATTCAACTCTGATAGTATCCATGACTCCTTTGTGGTCTTGGATAATAAACCCTGCAAACGTTCCCACTGGATGTAA